In one window of Macrobrachium rosenbergii isolate ZJJX-2024 chromosome 27, ASM4041242v1, whole genome shotgun sequence DNA:
- the LOC136853289 gene encoding histidine-rich glycoprotein-like: protein MPRKPRNFDHLDLPHPNALPLFKDRQYRSMFELDFTRTEEEVEYSRMRKEFRSLRRRFDGYMARCKLSPRKKKGPQSDGEEQNESDCEEARRPCGTCTVQDLQHHFLTCPRHGLYRPQQQQENRHQEQHHQGLHHNHRYQDFQDSHQEHHRYQVHQGANHSHSHQDHQGPHNHQHHQWPNHRHQAHQGPHRQQHRQGLHHNRRHPVYHHHQDHQEPHLHQEGAPGHQHHRGPRRRQRHLEYHLYPDHQGTYHHQDHQGPHHHQDHQGPHHRQDRPGLHHHQDHQGPHHHQDHQGPHHHQDLHRCQHDQEHQQHRHHEEQDHESRQHQGHHYDQYIDLDLGIITFMSTCLIIAIVIVMQG, encoded by the coding sequence ATGCCGCGAAAACCGCGCAATTTCGACCACCTCGATCTCCCGCATCCGAATGCCTTGCCGCTATTCAAAGATCGTCAATACAGAAGCATGTTCGAGCTGGACTTCACGAGGACGGAGGAGGAGGTAGAATACAGCAGGATGCGGAAAGAGTTCCGCTCCCTGAGGAGGAGGTTCGACGGATACATGGCCCGTTGCAAGTTGTCTCCGAGGAAGAAGAAAGGTCCTCAGAGCGACGGCGAAGAACAGAACGAAAGTGACTGCGAGGAAGCTCGGAGGCCTTGCGGGACCTGTACCGTCCAAGACTTGCAACACCACTTCCTCACCTGCCCTAGACACGGGCTCTACCGCCCCCAGCAGCAGCAAGAAAATCGGCACCAGGAGCAGCATCACCAAGGGCTTCATCATAACCATCGTTACCAGGATTTCCAAGATAGTCATCAGGAGCATCATCGTTACCAGGTTCACCAAGGAGCTAACCATAGTCATAGTCATCAGGATCACCAAGGACCTCATAATCACCAGCATCACCAATGGCCTAACCATCGTCATCAGGCTCACCAAGGGCCTCATCGTCAGCAGCATCGTCAAGGGCTTCATCATAACAGACGTCACCCGGTGTATCATCATCACCAGGATCACCAAGAGCCTCATCTTCACCAGGAGGGGGCTCCTGGTCACCAGCATCACCGAGGGCCTCGTCGTCGCCAGCGTCATCTGGAGTATCATCTTTACCCGGACCACCAAGGGACTTATCATCACCAGGATCACCAAGGGCCTCATCACCACCAGGATCACCAAGGGCCTCATCATCGCCAGGATCGCCCAGGGCTTCATCACCACCAGGATCACCAAGGGCCTCATCACCACCAAGATCACCAAGGGCCTCATCACCACCAGGACCTTCATCGTTGCCAGCATGACCAAGAACATCAGCAGCACCGACATCACGAAGAGCAAGATCATGAAAGCCGACAACATCAAGGTCATCACTACGATCAGTACATCGACCTTGACCTTGGCATCATCACATTTATGAGTACTTGCCTCATCATCGCCATCGTTATAGTCATGCAAGGATAA